From Tripterygium wilfordii isolate XIE 37 chromosome 16, ASM1340144v1, whole genome shotgun sequence, one genomic window encodes:
- the LOC119981339 gene encoding NADPH:quinone oxidoreductase-like, which yields MGSLATENQTIKVAAINGSLRESSFNGGLIRSAIEIAKESIPGMEIEYVDISTLPLMNIDLGVREQAPPAVKAFGETILKADCILFASPEYNYSVSAPLKNALDWVSIPPVNVWAGKPAAIVSASGGSGGARAQYHLRQIGVYLDLHFINKPEFFLNAFQPPQKFDGNGDLIDAEAKERLKDVLVALREFTLRLEK from the exons atgggatcATTGGCAACAGAGAATCAAACAATAAAAGTTGCAGCCATTAATGGTTCTCTTCGTGAGAGTTCCTTCAATGGAGGCCTCATTCGTTCTG CAATTGAGATTGCTAAGGAATCGATACCGGGCATGGAAATCGAATACGTAGACATCTCAACATTGCCGCTCATGAACATTGATCTTGGTGTTCGTGAACAAGCTCCACCGGCCGTCAAAGCATTCGGTGAAACCATTCTCAAAGCCGATTGCATACTCTTCGCTTCTCCAGAGTACAACTACTCTGTCTCTG CGCCTCTGAAGAATGCACTAGACTGGGTGTCAATTCCGCCGGTCAATGTTTGGGCTGGTAAGCCTGCTGCCATTGTTAGTGCTTCGGGAGGTTCTGGTGGCGCTCGAGCACAATATCATCTTCGCCAAATTGGGGTTTACCTTGATCTTCATTTCATCAACAAACCCGAGTTTTTCTTAAATGCTTTCCAGCCTCCACAAAAGTTCGACGGCAATGGGGATTTGATCGACGCAGAGGCCAAGGAAAGGTTGAAGGATGTTCTCGTTGCCTTGCGCGAGTTTACCTTGCGACTCGAGAAATGA
- the LOC119980464 gene encoding hydroxyproline O-arabinosyltransferase RDN2-like — MGRASGLLLVILALGFFFATYNLITMINHNRSVGKLITEDSNGKLFMDPVIEMPEEVKKLKTAKSPFHVALTATDAPYSKWQCRIMYYWYKKKKDLPGSDMGGFTRILHSGNPDNLMDEIPTVVVDPLPAGMDRGYVVLNRPWAFVQWLQKATIEEEYILMAEPDHIFVAPLPNLVHGGYPAAFSFFYIKPEENEKTIRKFYPEEKGPVTDIDPIGNSPVIIKKDLLEKIAPTWMNVSLKMKQDPETDKTFGWVLEMYGYAVASALHGVQHILRKDFMVQPPWDRDLGKTFIIHYTYGCDYNLKGELTYGKVGEWRFDKRSFLRGPPPRNLSLPPPGVPETVVTLVKMVNEATANIPNWDNQ; from the exons ATGGGGCGTGCTTCTGGACTACTTCTTGTTATTTTGGCTCTTGGGTTTTTCTTTGCAACATATAATTTGATAACTATGATAAACCACAACAGATCAGTAGGGAAATTGATAACTGAGGATTCTAATGGTAAGCTATTTATGGATCCTGTTATTGAGATGCCTGAAGAAGTGAAGAAACTGAAGACTGCTAAATCGCCCTTCCATGTTGCCTTGACGGCCACTGACGCACCTTATAGCAAGTGGCAGTGTCGCATAATGTATTATTGgtataagaagaagaaggaccTGCCCGGATCTGATATGGGAGGATTTACGCGGATCTTGCATTCAGGGAACCCTGACAACTTGATGGATGAGATTCCTACAGTTGTGGTTGACCCTCTTCCGGCGGGTATGGACAGG GGATATGTTGTCCTAAATAGACCATGGGCATTTGTGCAGTGGCTGCAAAAGGCCACAATTGAGGAAGA ATACATACTTATGGCAGAACCTGATCACATATTTGTTGCTCCTCTTCCTAATTTGGTACATGGAGGATACCCAGCtgctttctcttttttctacATTAAGCCCGAGGAGAATGAAAAAACCATAAGGAAGTTTTATCCTGAGGAGAAAGGTCCTGTGACGGATATTGATCCAATTGGCAATTCTCCTGTCATCATAAAGAAG GATTTACTGGAGAAGATTGCACCTACATGGATGAATGTGTCTTTGAAAATGAAACAGGACCCAGAAACCGATAAAACTTTTGGATGGGTGCTAGAAAT GTATGGTTATGCAGTAGCATCAGCATTGCATGGTGTGCAGCATATCCTTCGGAAAGACTTTATGGTTCAG CCTCCATGGGATCGGGATCTTGGAAAAACTTTTATTATTCATTACACTTATGGATGTGACTACAACTTGAAG GGTGAGCTTACTTATGGCAAAGTTGGGGAATGGCGATTTGACAAAAGATCATTTTTACGTGGACCTCCTCCGAGAAACCTCTCCTTACCCCCTCCAGGGGTTCCTGAAACTGTG GTTACCCTTGTGAAGATGGTGAATGAAGCAACTGCTAACATTCCCAACTGGGACAATCAGTAG